From the genome of Numenius arquata chromosome 9, bNumArq3.hap1.1, whole genome shotgun sequence:
ccgcgcagGGATGGGCCCGGGGTCGTTCAAGGCCGTGGGTGTGGGACCTGGTGGTGATGAACCTCTGGATTCATCGCAGCAGGAAATAAACAGCCTATTCACAGACAGCCAagttgttgtggttgtttttttcccatagTTTCCGCATAGTTCCGATGATTGTTGTGGAAAACAAGGACCCCCCGcggtccccagctctgccagcacctTCCCCACAGCGACACGGGGGGGGGACCAGGCCCGTCCCTTCCTTCCTGCCGGCTCTGGATGTTCTGTTCCCACCCGGACTGACCGGCGCTGAGACTGAGACCGGACACCGGCACCGTCCCATCACCCGCCACCTCCATCTCCGTTGTTCCACCGGTGAGtccagggcagagctgtggtTCCCGCCATCCCTCCCCGTGTTCGATCTGCGTCTCCCCAGTCCCCCGTTGCGCTCTCTCCATCCCAACCCCCCAAACTGCGCCATTTTGGGTTGGGGGTCCCACGGGCAGCGGCAGTTCTACCcccacagggtgggtgggggaaggaggtgctcccAGCCCCCCCGGGCCAGCTCCCCACCGCAACCCGGAGGGTCCTGCGTgcccctcccctgcaccccagtTCTGTGCGAGGGAGTCAGACAGACACACGGACAGGATGCTGAGGGCTTTATTCATCCCCAGCCCCGACATGGGGAGCCAGCCCCCGGGACATAGAGTCCCCCGGGACACgcagcccccagagccccccagctcGGCAGAAGCGCTGATGCAGACGCCCCCTCCCCGCTCAGGGGGTCTTGGCTTTCCGGCGCTGGGTGCCCCAGagcaggagggacagggacagggtgacGGCTCCCAGGACCCCGCAGAAGAGCAGCACGGGGAAGGTGCCCTGCCAGGAAGCAGCAGTGAgcggtgctgcccccccccgccatgctGCTCCGGCTGGGGGGACACTCAGAGAGGGGGGGGTCCTGTCTGGTGGGCTCTCACCTCACGCAGGCACTTGTAGCCATGGAAGGGGCTGTTGCAGAGGCACTGGATGAGTCCGGGGCCATCCGGGGCACAGGCGGCATTCTCAGGGCACGGCCAGGctggtggagcagagcagggagggtCACCGGGCTGGGGCCACCGCTGCCTGCCAACCCCCGACCAGTGCCGGGGACTCGGCACCCCGTCCCCTGCCGTACCGAGCTCCCCGGAGCTGTTGCAGGGGTTCCTCTGGCCCTGGCAGAGGTGGCTGCTCCCGCTCGTCGTCACCTCCTCCCAGGCGCTGCTCCCGCCCGGGCACTCCAGTGCCAGCGGCACCGCGCTGGGGGGCAGAGCTCAGCACCGGGACCACGCACCGGAACCACAGCACGGAGCTTGGCACTGGCACTGGGGATCGGAGCTCAGCACCGGCCCCGCGTCGCCCCCACCCCGGTACTCACAGCCGCTGCAGGAGGGTGAAGCCCAGGAAGGAGCCGTCGGGGAGGGCTGTCAGGGGGTTCTCCGTCAGGTCCCTGCAGACACACACCAGGCGCCATCGACCCCCCACCCACCACCGCCCCCCTGGTGGCCCACAAACAGCACCGTCCCTGGGGGTGCCCCTGTGCGGGGCAGGTGAGGGCTGTGGGACAGGGTGGGGGTCCCCTCTCCGCACCACATCACTGCGGGGGGTAAGGGATGAGGTACCTCTGgggtcacagagtggtttgggtgggaagggacctttaaagtccatCAAGTCCCAtcctctgccatgagcagggacatctccagccACACCAGGCTGAGGCAGTATCGGCCTGGGGAGGCCCCCAGGAGGACACCAGCCACCGATCTCACCTGGACCCTGAGCCGGTCGGTGGCTGCAGCTCTGGACATGGCCAgctctgcccccccacccccccaccccggggaacAGCCCACCCACCAAACCCCTGTCTCTCCAACTTAGTGACAGGGACGTTGTGTGACACTGTGACAAAAGCCTTACAGCCACCAAGACATGACATCGGTGGCTCTTCCCTTCGCCAGCACGGCCCCTCCCTCGCGGAAGGCCACCGGATTAGTCAGGCAGGATTTGCCCTGGGTGAAGTCGTGCTGGTTGTCACTACTGTCCCCGTCACCCGCACGCCTTGGCAGAGCCTCCAGCAGCGTCTGCTCCACGCTCTGACCGGGCACAGAGGGGAGGCTGCCCGGCCAGGGGGTCGTTCCCAGGGTCCCCCCTTTTAAAACTGGGGGTGATGTTTTCCTCGTTCCAGTCCCTGGGGACTCCCCCAGCTCCTCAAACGGGATGGAGAGGGACTGGTGTCCCTGGGGTGCCGCGGGGCTCGGGGAcagcggggtgctggggggacagggggatggtGGGGGTGGGGACCACTGAGGCAGGGGCAGTGCTGGCCCATCGGGGGGagtcccacctcccccccacacacacacccacacccctccagcccctcacGGGGGTACAAGGGGACACGTGGACTCACAGGACGATGGCGGTGGTGGCCTCGGCCAGCCCCGGGGGGAGGCTGTGCAGGGAGCAGTTGCTCAGGTCCAACCTGGGAGGAGGCAGCGGTCGGGGGAGGGACGGCaacaccccctgcacccccaaccTGTGTGACCCTcgcccacacacacccccccgtgaccccctcCTGCACTCCCTTGGCCCCTGCATGTCCCCCAACACCCACCCCTTGCCCCCCCTGCGCCAGgcaccctcctgcaccccctcGAGCGCCTCCCAACACCCTctgtgcccccagcaccccccccgtGCACCCCTCGTCCCCCACCCGTACACCCCCTGCCCGTCCCCCTCCCATACCCCAGCAGACGCTCCGGGTGGGCTCCCCGTTCCCGGCAGCAGCGCCCCTCGCTCTCGGTACCGGCCCGGGACGCACAGAACCGGGCCACCATGGAGCCGTTCCGCGGCGGCCCCGGACAGAGCCCGCACACCTGGGGGGGACGTTTGGTGGGGCACGGGCACCCGGAGCCCCCCCCGACCCGGGGCATCTCTGACCGCTCCGCACCCCCCGGTCCCGGAGCCCCCCGACCCCCGGGTAGCACTcgaccacacacacccccccgacCGGGCACTCGCTGACTCCCGGGCACTCCCGACCCCCCGGCACCCCCGGACCCGGCATTCCCCGGTCCCGAGCACCCCCAAGCCCCGGAGCCCCCCGATCCGGGCACCCTCCGACCCCTGGGCATCCCCGTCCCGGGCACTCccgacccccccgcccccgccccacCGGGCACTCGCTGACACCCGGGCAATCCCGGAGCCTGCCAATCCCTcgggcacccccagacccccccaccccaccgggCACTCGCTGACCCCGGTCTCCCCCGAAGCCCCCCGACCCCAGCATCATCTCCGACCCCTCGCCCCCGACCCCCGGCCGTCCCCCGGTCCCGGAGCCCCTCGACCCCCGGGCACCCCCCGATCCCCGGCACCCctacccccttccccccccggccGGCTCCCCGCCGCTCACCGCGGCCCCACCggcggccccgggccccgccagcagcagcagcagcacgaagCCGCCCATGGCCCCCCCCGAGCCCCGCCCCCCCGAGCTCTTCCGGCACCGCCCCCCGGCGccacagcgccccctggcgggcgcggcggggagcTCCGCCCGGGGGTCACCGAGGggccgtgtgtccccccccggcgggggggtgccggggcgCGGTGACCTGCCCCGGGGTAGCGGACCGGGACCGGGACTGGGgtcgcgggggggggagggggcgtgcGTGACGTCATCGGGGGGCGCGGGGTGAGGCTGGCGCTTGCGTCATCGCGGCGCGCCGGCGGCTGTCACGGGCGCACGCGGGTTCTCGCCGCGCCGGTCGTTGCCGCCGGTGAGTGTCGCACCGGGGCCGCCGTCCCGCCCCCCGCACCCCATCCACGCAAGGTCACGGTCACACACCGCCCCGGAGCGGGCCCGCCGGCATCGGGACCGGGGA
Proteins encoded in this window:
- the ATRAID gene encoding all-trans retinoic acid-induced differentiation factor is translated as MGGFVLLLLLAGPGAAGGAAVCGLCPGPPRNGSMVARFCASRAGTESEGRCCRERGAHPERLLGLDLSNCSLHSLPPGLAEATTAIVLDLTENPLTALPDGSFLGFTLLQRLAVPLALECPGGSSAWEEVTTSGSSHLCQGQRNPCNSSGELAWPCPENAACAPDGPGLIQCLCNSPFHGYKCLREGTFPVLLFCGVLGAVTLSLSLLLWGTQRRKAKTP